In Phaeobacter piscinae, one genomic interval encodes:
- a CDS encoding HesB/IscA family protein encodes MFGIPGKQAVTITDKAAAQIAKLMDKGGHSGLRIGVKKGGCAGMEYTMEYVDQPDPNDEVVEQDGARVLIAPMAQMFLFGTEIDYEVSLLEAGFKFNNPNVSEACGCGESISFKDMPAG; translated from the coding sequence ATGTTCGGCATTCCCGGCAAACAAGCGGTGACCATCACCGACAAGGCAGCGGCCCAGATTGCCAAGCTGATGGACAAGGGCGGCCATTCCGGCCTGCGCATCGGCGTGAAGAAGGGCGGCTGCGCCGGCATGGAATATACCATGGAATATGTCGATCAGCCCGATCCCAACGACGAAGTGGTTGAACAGGATGGTGCCCGGGTGCTGATCGCACCGATGGCGCAGATGTTCCTTTTCGGCACCGAGATCGACTATGAGGTCTCGCTGCTGGAGGCCGGGTTCAAGTTCAACAACCCCAATGTCTCCGAGGCCTGCGGCTGCGGAGAATCGATCAGCTTCAAGGATATGCCCGCAGGCTGA
- the tpiA gene encoding triose-phosphate isomerase — protein sequence MRRKLAAGNWKMNGTASALTELGNLAYSCKSAKAEVLICPPATLLYRAANVCVDSKVDIGAQDCHSATYGAHTGDLSAEMLHDAGATAVILGHSERRADHGETDETVRAKAKTAIAAGLTAIICVGETLEDREAGKTLDVVRAQLAGSLPDDTSGTTVVVAYEPVWAIGTGKVPTVEQIAEVHNDLRASLVKRFGGETANAIRLLYGGSVKASNAKEIFAVAHVDGALVGGASLKAADFAPIVAALDASA from the coding sequence ATGCGTCGGAAACTGGCCGCAGGCAATTGGAAAATGAACGGCACCGCAAGTGCGCTGACCGAGCTGGGCAATCTTGCCTATAGCTGTAAATCCGCCAAGGCCGAGGTGCTGATCTGCCCGCCTGCAACCCTGCTCTACCGCGCGGCCAATGTCTGCGTCGACAGCAAGGTGGACATTGGTGCCCAGGATTGCCACAGCGCCACCTATGGCGCCCATACTGGCGATCTGAGCGCCGAAATGCTGCATGATGCGGGCGCCACCGCCGTGATCCTCGGCCATTCCGAACGCCGGGCCGACCATGGCGAGACGGATGAAACGGTCCGCGCAAAGGCCAAGACCGCCATCGCTGCGGGGCTGACGGCGATCATCTGTGTGGGTGAAACCCTTGAGGATCGCGAGGCGGGCAAAACACTTGATGTGGTCCGGGCACAACTTGCAGGCTCCCTCCCCGATGACACCAGCGGCACAACCGTGGTGGTCGCCTATGAACCGGTCTGGGCCATCGGCACCGGCAAGGTGCCCACAGTCGAACAGATCGCCGAAGTCCACAACGACCTGCGCGCCAGCCTGGTCAAACGCTTCGGCGGCGAGACCGCAAACGCCATCCGGCTGCTCTATGGCGGCTCGGTGAAGGCCAGCAACGCCAAGGAAATTTTCGCTGTGGCCCATGTCGATGGCGCGCTGGTTGGCGGCGCCAGCCTGAAGGCGGCTGATTTTGCCCCCATCGTCGCGGCCCTCGACGCCAGCGCATAA
- a CDS encoding TRAP transporter large permease: MDVVLLFSMVIGLLLIGVPIAVALGLSSTLFLLIYSDSSLASVAGTLFEAFEGHFTLLAIPFFILASSFMTTGGVARRIIRFSIACVGHLPGGLAIAGVFACMLFAALSGSSPATVVAIGSIVIAGMRQVGYSKEFAAGVICNAGTLGILIPPSIVMVVYAAAVEVSVGRMFLAGVIPGLMAGLMLMVTIYVMAKVKNLPKGEWLGWGEVAASAGNASVGLLLIGIILGGIYGGIFTPTEAAAVASVYAFFVATFVYRDMGPLKSAPKPKDMGQFLSMLPKMLGQTVVYFIPSFFHADTRHALFEAGKLTVTLLFVIANALILKHVLTDEQVPQQIATAMLSAGFGPVMFLIVVNVILLIGGQFMEPSGLLVIVAPLVFPIAIELGIDPIHLGIIMVVNMEIGMITPPVGLNLFVTSGVAGMPMMAVVRAALPFLAVLFVFLIMITYIPWISTVLPNAVMGPEIITK, encoded by the coding sequence TCTATTCCGACAGCTCGCTGGCCTCGGTTGCGGGCACGCTGTTTGAAGCCTTCGAGGGGCATTTCACCCTGCTGGCGATCCCCTTCTTCATTCTGGCCTCCAGCTTCATGACGACGGGCGGTGTGGCACGGCGGATCATCCGCTTTTCCATCGCTTGTGTCGGTCATCTGCCGGGTGGTCTGGCGATTGCCGGCGTTTTTGCCTGTATGTTGTTTGCGGCCCTGTCCGGGTCTTCCCCGGCCACCGTGGTTGCCATTGGCTCCATCGTGATCGCGGGGATGCGGCAGGTGGGCTACTCCAAGGAGTTTGCCGCTGGTGTGATCTGTAACGCAGGCACGCTGGGCATCCTGATCCCGCCGTCCATCGTGATGGTGGTCTATGCCGCGGCGGTTGAGGTTTCCGTCGGGCGGATGTTCCTTGCAGGCGTTATTCCGGGGCTGATGGCGGGTCTGATGCTGATGGTCACCATTTATGTGATGGCCAAGGTCAAGAACCTGCCCAAGGGCGAATGGCTGGGCTGGGGTGAGGTTGCCGCCTCGGCTGGCAATGCCTCGGTTGGTCTGCTGCTGATCGGCATCATTCTGGGGGGCATCTATGGCGGGATTTTCACCCCGACAGAGGCGGCGGCGGTGGCGTCGGTCTATGCCTTCTTTGTGGCGACCTTTGTCTACCGTGATATGGGGCCGTTGAAATCTGCGCCCAAACCCAAGGATATGGGGCAATTCCTGTCCATGCTGCCCAAGATGCTGGGACAGACGGTGGTTTATTTCATCCCATCCTTCTTTCACGCCGATACGCGCCATGCGCTGTTTGAAGCGGGCAAGCTGACCGTGACGCTCTTGTTCGTGATCGCCAATGCGCTGATCCTGAAACATGTGCTGACCGATGAGCAGGTGCCACAGCAGATCGCCACGGCGATGCTGTCGGCGGGCTTTGGCCCCGTGATGTTCCTGATCGTGGTCAATGTGATCCTGCTGATCGGGGGACAGTTTATGGAGCCGTCGGGGTTGTTGGTGATCGTGGCGCCGCTGGTGTTCCCGATTGCCATCGAACTGGGCATCGACCCGATCCACCTGGGCATCATCATGGTGGTGAACATGGAAATCGGCATGATCACCCCGCCGGTTGGTCTGAACCTCTTTGTGACCTCCGGGGTTGCGGGAATGCCGATGATGGCGGTGGTGCGGGCTGCGTTGCCGTTCCTCGCGGTGCTCTTCGTGTTCCTGATCATGATCACCTATATCCCGTGGATCTCAACCGTGCTGCCGAATGCGGTGATGGGGCCGGAGATCATAACCAAATAG